Proteins encoded by one window of Geobacter sp. DSM 9736:
- a CDS encoding glycoside hydrolase family 57 protein — MYLTFLWHMHQPYYKDPFKGEYALPWTYLHAVKDYYDMAVIVDESPGARVVFNLVPSLLEQIVDYAAGAAVDPFLIRGKMAPEDMGEEDKRFIIENFFSANRQRMIDPNRRYLELLHQADDALKGGRSVARAFGDQDLLDLQVLFFLAWTGEAAKRRYPELRELVHKGRSFSRQDKELLFARQHDILSDIIPLYRKLHETGKAELSVTPYFHPILPLLCDMKAAHTAMPRANLPASRFRHPEDARSQVEQGIAYFRELFGFTPQGMWPSEGSVSDEALSIISGCGLSWVATDEEILARTLPGGLGLRKRELYHHYSFRYGARDLKIFFRDHQLSDLIGFTYSQWETQRAVSDFIGRLRDIREHAGTGEQVVSVILDGENAWEYYPSNGYDFLTTLYSSIADCDWLKMTTFSDVLARVPEQRVLSHIHPGSWINANYGIWVGHPEENLAWDYLERAREAAVTSSEVVADLLATGPAHLSSTGQDDVPWQVCKSLYAAEGSDWFWWYGDDHFSPHSDRFDSLFRRYLINVYRLLNLETPRELFEPIKKKNPAGLVREPAALLTPTINGVTDDYFEWLAAGLYDLTKQSSAMHAAESVLQSFFYGYDRAFFYVRVDGTKYLEEILHPNDILNLHLVTGREYRIALSTGNGNGPLLAVEHGEWREVGRAQWTIARTCEASIPLDPLDLEPGARLLAFVTLVRGQEELGRWPADGAMQLTYAGPDLELDNWLI; from the coding sequence ATGTACCTGACCTTTCTCTGGCATATGCACCAGCCATACTACAAGGATCCCTTCAAGGGGGAGTACGCTCTTCCGTGGACGTATCTCCATGCCGTGAAAGACTATTACGACATGGCAGTCATAGTCGACGAGTCACCGGGAGCCAGAGTCGTCTTCAACCTTGTCCCGTCGCTCCTGGAACAGATCGTAGATTACGCGGCGGGCGCTGCGGTCGATCCTTTCCTCATACGCGGAAAAATGGCTCCGGAGGACATGGGCGAGGAAGACAAACGCTTCATCATCGAGAACTTCTTCAGCGCGAACCGCCAAAGAATGATCGATCCGAACAGGCGCTATCTGGAGCTGCTCCACCAGGCAGACGACGCCTTGAAGGGTGGACGGAGCGTGGCTCGGGCCTTCGGCGACCAGGACCTTCTCGACCTGCAGGTACTCTTTTTCCTCGCCTGGACAGGGGAGGCAGCGAAGCGCCGGTATCCTGAACTGCGGGAACTTGTGCACAAGGGGAGGAGCTTCAGCCGCCAGGACAAGGAACTGCTCTTCGCACGGCAACATGACATCCTGAGCGACATCATCCCCCTCTACCGGAAACTTCATGAAACGGGAAAGGCCGAGTTGTCGGTCACTCCGTACTTCCACCCGATCCTCCCGCTTCTGTGCGACATGAAGGCGGCGCATACAGCAATGCCGCGGGCCAACCTCCCAGCTTCGCGGTTCCGCCACCCCGAGGATGCCCGAAGTCAGGTGGAGCAAGGGATTGCTTATTTCCGCGAACTGTTCGGCTTCACACCCCAGGGGATGTGGCCTTCCGAAGGATCGGTCAGCGACGAGGCGCTCTCCATCATCTCCGGCTGCGGCCTCTCATGGGTCGCCACCGACGAGGAGATCCTCGCCCGCACGCTCCCGGGAGGGCTAGGCTTGCGGAAAAGGGAGCTTTATCACCACTACTCCTTCCGGTACGGCGCACGTGATCTGAAGATATTCTTCCGGGATCACCAGCTCTCCGACCTCATAGGGTTCACCTACTCCCAGTGGGAGACCCAGCGCGCCGTTTCGGATTTCATAGGTCGACTCAGGGATATACGGGAGCATGCAGGGACCGGAGAACAGGTAGTGTCGGTTATTCTCGATGGGGAGAATGCCTGGGAGTACTACCCGTCCAACGGATACGACTTTCTTACGACCCTCTACTCCAGCATTGCCGATTGTGACTGGCTGAAGATGACCACATTTTCCGACGTGCTTGCCAGGGTCCCCGAGCAGCGGGTCCTGAGCCACATTCACCCCGGCTCATGGATCAACGCCAACTACGGCATCTGGGTGGGTCACCCGGAGGAGAACCTGGCGTGGGATTATCTCGAACGGGCACGGGAAGCGGCGGTCACCTCCAGCGAGGTTGTCGCAGACCTGCTCGCGACCGGACCCGCACATCTGTCTTCCACCGGACAGGACGATGTCCCCTGGCAGGTATGCAAGTCCCTCTATGCTGCGGAAGGAAGCGATTGGTTCTGGTGGTACGGCGACGACCATTTCTCTCCCCATAGCGACCGGTTCGACAGTCTCTTCCGCAGGTACCTGATCAACGTCTACCGGCTCCTCAACCTGGAGACCCCGCGGGAGCTGTTCGAGCCGATCAAGAAGAAGAACCCTGCCGGGCTCGTGCGGGAGCCGGCAGCACTCCTCACCCCGACCATCAATGGAGTTACCGACGACTATTTCGAATGGCTGGCGGCCGGCCTCTATGATCTCACAAAACAATCTTCAGCGATGCACGCTGCGGAGAGCGTACTCCAGTCATTCTTCTACGGATACGATCGCGCCTTTTTCTATGTGAGGGTCGACGGAACGAAGTATCTCGAAGAAATCCTTCACCCCAACGACATACTGAATCTTCATCTCGTCACCGGCCGTGAATACCGCATCGCGCTTTCCACAGGGAACGGAAACGGACCGCTGCTGGCGGTTGAACATGGGGAATGGCGGGAAGTAGGCCGCGCGCAGTGGACCATCGCCCGCACCTGCGAAGCGAGCATCCCCCTTGATCCTCTCGATCTCGAACCCGGAGCCAGACTGCTTGCATTCGTGACTCTCGTACGCGGGCAAGAGGAACTGGGACGCTGGCCGGCTGATGGCGCAATGCAGCTCACCTACGCCGGACCGGATCTGGAACTCGACAACTGGCTTATTTAA
- the galT gene encoding galactose-1-phosphate uridylyltransferase — MSELRWDPLKQHWVIIATERGRRPRDFQVEQESRQMTSCPFCYGNEDKTPPEIFAIRPSGQANSSNWKVRVIPNKFPALRIEGDLNKRGHGLYDVMNGIGAHEVIVETPDHHRGLGDLTPSEITDVLRAYRARYLDLRNDSRFRYMVLFKNHGTTAGASLSHAHSQLIAVPLTPPVAATELRICRDFFASKERCIFCDLIDFELASGERVVKEFNNFVILTPYAACFPFELRLYPKKHSHDFALMDDPMLGELAVALKDMLLRLKTVLKDPPFNFILHTAPPLHPRLGKPDYWGSIAYDYHWHIELVPRLTQIAGFEWGTGFFINPTSPEDAATFLREADA; from the coding sequence ATGTCGGAATTACGCTGGGACCCCCTGAAGCAGCACTGGGTCATCATCGCAACGGAAAGAGGGCGGCGCCCCCGGGATTTCCAGGTGGAGCAGGAATCACGGCAGATGACCAGCTGCCCCTTCTGTTATGGAAACGAAGATAAGACGCCCCCCGAGATATTCGCCATAAGGCCCTCGGGACAAGCCAATTCCTCAAACTGGAAGGTCCGGGTCATCCCCAACAAGTTCCCGGCGCTGCGCATCGAAGGGGACCTTAACAAGCGGGGGCACGGGCTGTACGACGTAATGAACGGGATCGGCGCCCACGAGGTAATCGTGGAGACCCCGGACCACCACAGGGGGCTGGGAGACCTGACGCCTTCAGAGATAACCGACGTCCTGCGGGCATATCGTGCACGTTACCTGGACCTGCGTAACGACAGCCGGTTCCGTTACATGGTCCTCTTCAAGAACCACGGGACCACGGCCGGGGCCTCCCTAAGCCACGCGCACAGCCAGCTCATCGCCGTTCCCCTCACCCCGCCTGTGGCGGCCACCGAATTGCGCATCTGCCGGGACTTCTTCGCTTCGAAAGAGCGCTGCATATTCTGCGATCTCATAGATTTTGAACTGGCCAGCGGTGAGCGGGTGGTAAAGGAGTTCAATAATTTTGTCATACTCACACCATATGCCGCCTGTTTCCCATTTGAACTGCGTCTCTACCCGAAGAAGCATTCTCACGATTTCGCATTGATGGACGACCCGATGCTGGGGGAACTGGCAGTGGCCCTGAAAGACATGCTGCTGCGCCTAAAGACCGTACTTAAAGATCCCCCTTTCAACTTCATCCTCCATACGGCCCCACCGCTGCATCCGAGGCTCGGAAAGCCGGACTACTGGGGATCAATTGCATACGACTACCACTGGCACATCGAGCTGGTTCCGCGTTTGACCCAGATAGCGGGTTTCGAGTGGGGGACCGGATTTTTCATCAATCCGACCTCCCCCGAAGATGCCGCCACCTTTCTCAGGGAAGCCGATGCATAG
- the glgA gene encoding glycogen synthase GlgA has translation MKIVMIASEVTPFAKTGGLADVVGSLPKELKRLGHDVRIFIPFYREVEKGGFSIRKGRKSVEVPADKTMQKGLLRQTALDDIPVYLIEHKGYFGRDTLYGGPTGDYPDNAQRFSFFCRGVLDVLKKLDFRPDVLHCHDWQTALIPILLRYEMEKDPFFGKTATLFTIHNLAYQGIFPAEALPAMGLSAEYLTMDRLEYYGNLNLMKGGILTADVVTTVSPTYCEEICGPEQGFGLDGVLRTREDRLFGVLNGLDYSIWDPAHDRNLAKNYTPTAISGRTANKLALQKQLGLEQKVETPLVAMVTRLVSQKGIDLVVELLPQLAEQNLQLVILGNGDRRYVDAIESFRQTHPGKIALSTGFNGSLAHRIYAGSDIFMMPSQFEPCGLGQLIALRYGSVPLVHSTGGLKDTVTDQRDSARDHLGFTFTDYSSAGLWEAMERALQIFGENRQEWKKLMRRGMNADYSWAKSAVKYEELYRLALKRRER, from the coding sequence ATGAAAATCGTAATGATAGCTTCCGAAGTCACGCCGTTCGCCAAAACCGGCGGCCTTGCCGATGTCGTAGGTTCGCTGCCTAAGGAACTGAAACGACTGGGTCACGATGTACGGATATTCATCCCGTTTTACCGCGAGGTCGAAAAAGGGGGCTTCAGCATCCGGAAGGGCCGGAAAAGCGTGGAAGTTCCTGCAGACAAGACGATGCAGAAAGGTTTGCTCCGGCAGACGGCTCTGGACGACATACCGGTCTATCTCATCGAGCACAAGGGTTACTTCGGCAGGGACACCCTGTACGGCGGCCCCACTGGGGATTACCCGGACAACGCGCAACGTTTTTCCTTCTTCTGCCGGGGGGTCCTCGATGTCCTCAAGAAGCTCGATTTCCGTCCCGACGTTCTCCACTGCCACGACTGGCAGACTGCCCTCATCCCGATTCTCCTCCGGTATGAGATGGAAAAGGACCCCTTCTTCGGGAAAACGGCCACCCTCTTCACTATCCATAACCTTGCTTATCAGGGCATTTTTCCTGCGGAAGCACTCCCGGCCATGGGGCTTTCCGCAGAATATCTGACTATGGATCGGCTCGAGTACTATGGAAATCTCAATCTGATGAAGGGAGGAATCCTTACCGCCGACGTTGTCACTACCGTATCCCCCACCTATTGTGAAGAAATATGCGGACCGGAGCAGGGATTCGGCCTCGATGGCGTTCTGCGGACACGGGAAGACCGCCTGTTCGGCGTTCTCAATGGTCTGGACTATTCTATCTGGGATCCTGCTCACGACAGGAACCTGGCCAAGAATTACACCCCCACGGCAATTTCAGGAAGGACCGCAAACAAGCTGGCCCTTCAAAAGCAGCTGGGTCTCGAACAGAAGGTCGAAACGCCCCTGGTAGCGATGGTGACAAGGCTGGTCTCCCAGAAAGGGATCGATCTGGTAGTGGAACTGCTGCCGCAATTAGCGGAACAGAACCTCCAGCTGGTAATCCTCGGCAACGGCGACAGGCGCTATGTCGACGCCATCGAAAGCTTCCGCCAGACCCACCCCGGGAAGATCGCACTTTCCACAGGCTTCAACGGTTCCCTGGCCCATCGCATTTACGCCGGGAGCGACATCTTCATGATGCCGTCGCAATTCGAGCCATGCGGTCTGGGACAGCTGATCGCACTCCGTTACGGTTCGGTTCCCCTGGTTCACAGCACCGGTGGCCTTAAGGATACCGTAACGGATCAGCGGGACAGCGCGCGTGACCACCTGGGTTTCACTTTCACGGACTATTCTTCAGCCGGCCTGTGGGAAGCCATGGAGCGTGCATTGCAGATATTCGGTGAAAACAGGCAGGAGTGGAAGAAACTGATGCGGCGGGGGATGAACGCCGATTATTCATGGGCGAAATCGGCGGTGAAATACGAGGAACTCTACCGCCTCGCCCTCAAGAGAAGAGAACGATGA
- a CDS encoding NapC/NirT family cytochrome c yields MPVRKTAGYAWNLISMVGMILATTATFLIIAFLSLEAITGFEHPYIGIMTYFIFPGMLILGLILVPVGAWRVRNRRRQHPDEDIPPFPRIDLNDPHKRRLFIFFNVATALFVLIVSVAAIKGYEFTESTTFCGELCHTVMQPEHTAWKNSPHARVKCVECHVGPGAKWFVKAKISGLRQVYAVLAHKYPTPIETPIENLRPARDTCEHCHWPEKFYAGRQKVFYHYAPNEQNTPREINMLIKIGGTPKTPHAMGIHWHIGTEVHYIARDKKRLDIPYIAVKEKDGTITEYMNTEKPMTRAEIEKAKKRLMDCTDCHNRPTHIYRSPGQEMDEHIVSRLIDPSLPYIKKVAVEILEKPYKTTEEAKAAIAAELPAYYAKNYPKVAQEKGAAITQAVAIVQDIYSRNFFPAMKVAWNTYPNHIGHFYTPGCFRCHDGKHKTAAGKVISKDCDLCHTVISQTQENIPAGKQVRSFVHPVDIGDELMKTNCSDCHTAGGEDVPGGGGHGH; encoded by the coding sequence ATGCCTGTACGTAAGACTGCCGGATACGCCTGGAACCTGATCAGCATGGTGGGCATGATTCTGGCCACCACCGCGACCTTCCTCATCATCGCCTTCCTCTCTCTGGAAGCGATCACAGGTTTCGAACACCCCTACATCGGAATCATGACCTACTTCATATTCCCTGGGATGCTCATACTGGGTCTTATCCTCGTGCCTGTAGGTGCCTGGAGGGTCAGGAACAGGAGGCGCCAGCATCCGGACGAGGATATTCCGCCATTTCCCCGCATCGACCTGAACGACCCGCACAAGCGCCGCCTATTCATCTTCTTCAACGTCGCAACTGCGCTTTTCGTGCTGATAGTTTCCGTTGCCGCCATCAAAGGGTACGAATTCACCGAGTCCACCACCTTCTGCGGGGAACTCTGCCACACCGTGATGCAGCCGGAGCACACCGCATGGAAGAACTCGCCCCATGCCCGCGTAAAGTGCGTCGAGTGCCATGTGGGGCCGGGAGCCAAGTGGTTCGTCAAGGCGAAGATATCCGGCCTGCGCCAGGTGTATGCGGTTCTTGCCCACAAGTACCCGACGCCTATCGAGACTCCCATCGAAAACCTGCGTCCGGCACGGGACACCTGCGAGCACTGCCACTGGCCGGAGAAGTTCTATGCCGGCAGACAGAAGGTCTTCTACCACTACGCGCCAAACGAGCAGAACACGCCGCGTGAGATAAACATGCTCATCAAGATCGGCGGAACTCCCAAGACTCCCCATGCCATGGGGATCCACTGGCACATCGGGACGGAGGTCCACTACATCGCCCGCGACAAGAAGCGCCTCGACATTCCTTACATCGCGGTGAAGGAGAAGGACGGCACCATCACCGAGTACATGAACACAGAAAAGCCGATGACGAGAGCCGAAATCGAGAAGGCAAAAAAACGGCTCATGGACTGCACCGATTGCCATAACCGCCCGACACACATCTACCGCTCTCCGGGGCAGGAGATGGACGAGCATATCGTCTCCCGGCTCATAGATCCGTCTCTTCCCTACATAAAGAAGGTGGCGGTGGAGATACTGGAGAAGCCGTACAAGACTACTGAAGAAGCCAAAGCGGCCATAGCAGCCGAACTTCCCGCGTACTATGCAAAAAATTACCCGAAGGTGGCCCAGGAGAAGGGGGCGGCGATCACTCAGGCCGTCGCTATCGTCCAGGATATCTACAGCCGCAATTTCTTCCCGGCTATGAAAGTAGCGTGGAACACCTACCCGAACCACATCGGGCACTTCTATACTCCCGGCTGTTTCCGTTGCCATGATGGCAAACACAAGACTGCAGCGGGAAAGGTGATTTCCAAGGACTGCGACCTATGCCACACCGTCATCAGCCAGACTCAGGAGAACATCCCGGCTGGCAAGCAGGTGAGAAGCTTCGTGCACCCGGTAGATATCGGTGACGAGCTGATGAAGACCAACTGCAGCGACTGCCATACGGCGGGCGGGGAGGATGTCCCCGGCGGGGGAGGGCACGGCCACTGA
- a CDS encoding sensor histidine kinase, with the protein MNWECCWTKKEIKPGECPNIHEGEEDLYTSYRRRLLERCLDCTSFRNDLEKLRDDDSPVADIVSLLIGEYTEQKAQIQSIVHFLNTKTREIKFLHEVSIVLQTSLDLDEVLSVAMTAITAGKGFGINRAFLLMADKERKYLRGYLGIGPKNYEEAWHIWDDIGRSNLTLKEMARNFRKTKLYSEKVKFHDILERMSVPLADRNHVFNRALKQKKAILVENAFNNPEIDPALAAILGVTSFLVMPLISRNRRIGIIIADNCITHKPITPQDVQSLETFAFPVAFALERASLYERLQEEVEKLMAANRKLKEQQELIVKMEKMALVGRITSSIAHSIRNPLMVIGGFARSLLKTIAEGDQKREYLESIVQEARLLEDVLEEVLNYSDSLYPALDQWDVNQLVISVCQEMQSRLDQRGIETELNLGPDLPPIYIDYKKVSYCIKTILNNAMETVSGVNTIWVRTWAEEEEVIIEITDNGRPLSKEAREALTTPFADTQELGVGLGMPLCRTILERYGNQFGMENSPEGGTKYTLKLRIHKEEGLHGENPGS; encoded by the coding sequence TTGAACTGGGAGTGCTGCTGGACCAAGAAGGAAATCAAACCCGGTGAATGTCCCAATATCCACGAAGGGGAAGAAGATCTCTACACTTCCTACAGGCGTAGGCTTCTGGAACGGTGCCTTGACTGCACCAGTTTTCGCAACGATCTGGAGAAACTGCGGGACGACGATTCCCCCGTCGCGGACATAGTATCCCTCCTCATCGGTGAGTACACCGAGCAGAAGGCACAAATCCAGTCGATCGTCCATTTCCTGAATACGAAGACCCGCGAGATCAAGTTTCTCCACGAGGTAAGCATCGTACTGCAGACTTCACTGGATCTTGACGAGGTCCTTTCGGTGGCCATGACCGCCATAACCGCGGGCAAGGGGTTCGGCATCAACCGGGCATTCCTTCTGATGGCCGACAAGGAGCGGAAGTATCTCCGTGGATACCTGGGAATCGGCCCGAAGAATTACGAGGAAGCGTGGCACATCTGGGACGACATCGGTCGCAGCAACCTCACCCTCAAGGAGATGGCCCGGAATTTCAGAAAAACAAAGCTCTACTCGGAGAAAGTCAAGTTTCACGACATCCTGGAAAGGATGTCCGTTCCCCTTGCTGATCGCAACCATGTTTTCAATCGTGCACTGAAACAGAAAAAAGCGATCCTTGTGGAAAATGCCTTCAACAACCCCGAGATCGATCCTGCTCTTGCAGCGATCCTGGGTGTGACCAGTTTCCTGGTCATGCCCCTCATATCCCGGAACAGGCGCATAGGCATAATCATCGCCGACAACTGCATTACCCACAAACCGATAACTCCCCAGGACGTTCAGTCGCTGGAAACATTCGCCTTCCCCGTTGCCTTCGCCCTGGAAAGGGCTTCGCTCTACGAACGGCTGCAGGAAGAAGTCGAGAAGCTGATGGCGGCGAACCGCAAGCTTAAAGAACAGCAGGAACTGATAGTCAAGATGGAGAAGATGGCGCTGGTGGGACGGATAACGTCCAGCATAGCCCACTCCATAAGAAACCCGCTGATGGTCATAGGGGGCTTCGCAAGATCGCTGCTGAAGACCATAGCCGAAGGGGACCAGAAGCGTGAATATCTGGAGTCGATCGTTCAGGAAGCCAGACTTCTGGAGGACGTCCTGGAGGAGGTGCTTAACTACTCCGATTCGCTCTATCCGGCTCTCGACCAATGGGATGTAAACCAGCTGGTCATAAGCGTATGCCAGGAGATGCAGTCCAGGCTCGATCAGCGGGGTATAGAAACCGAGTTAAACCTGGGACCGGACCTGCCTCCGATATACATCGACTACAAGAAGGTTTCCTACTGCATCAAGACCATCCTCAACAATGCAATGGAGACGGTCTCGGGGGTCAACACCATCTGGGTCAGGACATGGGCGGAAGAGGAAGAGGTAATCATTGAGATCACCGATAACGGGCGCCCGTTGTCCAAAGAGGCCCGGGAGGCTCTGACGACCCCCTTTGCCGATACCCAGGAGCTAGGGGTCGGACTCGGCATGCCGCTATGCAGGACCATACTGGAGCGGTACGGCAACCAGTTCGGCATGGAAAACAGCCCCGAAGGGGGAACAAAATATACTCTAAAACTGCGCATTCACAAGGAGGAAGGATTACATGGCGAAAATCCTGGTAGTTGA
- a CDS encoding mannose-1-phosphate guanyltransferase codes for MKAVIMAGGFGTRIQPLTSNVPKPMIPLMNRPIMLHIVELLKKHQITDLVMLLYHQPHIIKNFFRDGADFGVKITYVTPLEDMGTAGAVKCAEKYLDERFLIISGDLLTDFNIKKLIDFHEEKKALATITLTSVKDPLQFGVVITDKDKRITQFLEKPGWGEVISDTINTGMYVLEPEIFQYIPQGENFDFSQDLFPNLLEKGEPLFGYPAKGYWRDIGNTDSYREAHHDIFRGKVNVKIDEPKHDLVGKDLRVGADVRLDNAAMLEGTVVIGDNCQIKGGAQIKDTVIGRNCTIEAGVRLSRCVVWDNVYIKRGAKLNDSVLCNNVSVGNGVIMEEGVIIADDTAIGEESYLKRDVKVWPRKVIESGSTVTSNLIWGEKWKKSLFEGAMIKGLTNVELTPEFVAKLGCAYGTSLPKGSFVLAGRDPYLSSRMLKRSFLGGILSAGVHVRDLKMIPLPVLRYKLKTFGEQGGVHFRQSPEDPAVTEIIFLDSDGLDFSSAMGKNAERIFYKENFRRAHHMEPGGITELPQVIDFYREGFSRNIAQDTVRKANIKVVIDFNHSPAGQILPAILNDMGCEVIGLNAYIDEERGAKLAGEKPHSLEQLSKIVATLEAHAGFWLDPSAEEVTIVDETGKVYEASEALPLMVSLMIRSAAKGSFAVPVSAPSVIEIMAHEKGCTVIRTKSSERAMIEAALSPEVVLAGSMDGRFAFPKFQAAFDGMFTIAKTVELIASNSIRLSRVLDEIPRRTFLQTRLPCILEMKGGIMRKMSEDSLDREATFIDGIKVHFGEDWVLVLPDQYQPFIHIIAEAKDHKVAQRLLDEYRKKVEIWKKELQ; via the coding sequence ATGAAAGCAGTCATTATGGCCGGAGGATTCGGCACCCGCATCCAGCCCCTCACCAGCAACGTTCCAAAGCCGATGATTCCGCTCATGAACCGTCCCATCATGCTTCACATTGTGGAGCTTCTCAAGAAGCACCAGATCACGGATCTCGTGATGCTTCTCTACCACCAGCCCCACATCATCAAGAACTTCTTCCGGGACGGGGCTGATTTCGGCGTAAAAATCACTTATGTAACCCCACTGGAAGACATGGGGACCGCCGGAGCCGTAAAATGTGCCGAGAAGTATCTCGACGAGCGGTTCCTCATCATCAGCGGGGACCTGCTCACCGACTTCAACATCAAGAAGCTGATAGACTTCCACGAGGAAAAGAAAGCCCTTGCCACCATCACCCTGACTTCCGTGAAAGACCCGCTGCAGTTCGGTGTAGTTATCACCGACAAGGACAAGCGCATCACTCAATTCCTCGAAAAACCGGGGTGGGGGGAGGTAATCTCCGACACCATCAACACAGGGATGTACGTTCTTGAGCCGGAGATTTTTCAATACATTCCCCAAGGGGAAAACTTCGACTTCTCCCAGGACCTCTTTCCAAATCTCCTCGAAAAGGGGGAGCCTCTCTTCGGCTACCCGGCCAAAGGGTACTGGCGGGACATCGGCAACACCGATTCCTACCGGGAGGCCCACCATGACATCTTCCGCGGCAAGGTGAACGTGAAGATCGACGAGCCGAAGCACGACCTGGTAGGAAAGGACCTGCGCGTCGGTGCCGATGTCCGGCTCGACAACGCGGCCATGCTGGAAGGCACGGTGGTGATCGGCGACAACTGCCAGATCAAGGGGGGAGCGCAAATCAAGGACACCGTCATCGGCCGCAACTGCACCATAGAAGCCGGCGTCCGCCTCTCCCGCTGCGTGGTCTGGGACAACGTCTACATCAAGAGGGGAGCCAAGCTCAACGACAGCGTGCTCTGCAACAACGTGAGTGTGGGCAACGGTGTGATCATGGAGGAAGGTGTCATCATTGCCGACGACACCGCCATCGGTGAGGAGTCGTACCTGAAGCGGGACGTGAAAGTCTGGCCCCGGAAGGTTATCGAATCGGGGTCCACCGTCACATCAAACCTGATCTGGGGGGAGAAGTGGAAAAAATCACTCTTTGAAGGCGCCATGATCAAGGGACTCACCAACGTGGAGCTCACCCCGGAGTTCGTGGCGAAACTAGGCTGCGCGTACGGCACATCCCTTCCCAAGGGGAGCTTCGTTCTTGCCGGCCGCGACCCGTACCTGTCATCCCGGATGCTGAAGCGCAGCTTTCTCGGCGGTATACTCTCCGCAGGTGTCCACGTACGCGATCTCAAGATGATCCCGCTGCCGGTGCTCCGCTACAAGCTCAAGACTTTCGGAGAACAGGGGGGAGTCCATTTCCGACAGTCCCCGGAAGATCCGGCGGTAACGGAAATCATCTTTCTCGACAGTGATGGTCTCGACTTCTCCAGCGCCATGGGAAAAAACGCCGAACGGATATTCTACAAGGAGAACTTTCGTCGCGCCCATCACATGGAGCCGGGAGGCATTACCGAACTGCCGCAGGTAATCGATTTCTACCGCGAGGGATTCTCCCGCAACATCGCGCAGGACACCGTCAGAAAGGCCAACATCAAGGTTGTCATCGACTTCAACCACTCCCCCGCCGGACAGATACTTCCTGCAATCCTCAACGACATGGGGTGCGAGGTCATCGGCCTCAACGCCTACATCGACGAGGAGCGGGGAGCGAAGCTGGCCGGAGAAAAGCCGCACAGCCTCGAACAGCTTTCGAAGATAGTTGCAACCCTGGAGGCTCATGCCGGATTCTGGCTCGACCCCTCCGCCGAAGAAGTGACCATCGTCGATGAAACCGGTAAAGTGTACGAGGCGTCGGAAGCCCTCCCCCTCATGGTGTCCCTCATGATCCGCTCCGCTGCTAAAGGCTCCTTCGCCGTCCCGGTATCAGCACCATCGGTAATAGAAATCATGGCCCATGAAAAAGGGTGCACTGTGATCCGCACCAAAAGCTCCGAGCGTGCGATGATCGAAGCGGCGCTTTCCCCCGAAGTAGTCCTCGCCGGCTCCATGGACGGAAGGTTCGCCTTCCCGAAATTCCAGGCAGCTTTCGACGGGATGTTCACCATCGCCAAGACGGTCGAACTGATTGCCTCCAATTCCATCCGCCTGTCACGGGTGCTCGACGAGATCCCTCGCCGGACCTTCCTCCAGACACGGCTGCCATGCATCCTGGAGATGAAAGGTGGAATTATGCGCAAGATGAGCGAGGACAGCCTCGATCGGGAAGCGACCTTTATTGACGGCATCAAGGTCCATTTCGGCGAGGACTGGGTTCTTGTGCTTCCGGACCAGTACCAGCCCTTCATCCACATAATAGCGGAAGCCAAGGATCACAAGGTCGCCCAGCGACTACTCGACGAATACCGGAAGAAGGTCGAGATCTGGAAGAAGGAACTGCAATAG
- a CDS encoding response regulator — MAKILVVDDEASIRLLYSQELSDEGYEVATAASAIEAVEKLESGDYDLVVLDIKLKNESGLDLLQKIVKERHEMPVILCTAFSFYKDDFSAWLADAYVVKSSDLQELKDEIQKALEKKGRSK, encoded by the coding sequence ATGGCGAAAATCCTGGTAGTTGACGACGAAGCGAGCATCCGGCTCCTCTACTCCCAGGAGCTCAGCGACGAAGGGTACGAAGTCGCAACAGCGGCATCGGCGATTGAGGCCGTCGAGAAGCTGGAGTCGGGGGATTACGATCTGGTCGTCCTGGACATAAAGCTGAAGAATGAAAGCGGCCTCGACCTGCTGCAGAAGATCGTGAAGGAACGGCATGAAATGCCCGTCATCCTCTGCACCGCATTCTCATTCTACAAGGACGATTTCTCCGCATGGCTCGCCGATGCCTACGTGGTCAAGTCCAGCGACCTTCAGGAACTGAAGGACGAGATACAGAAGGCCCTGGAGAAAAAAGGCAGAAGCAAGTAA